A DNA window from Engraulis encrasicolus isolate BLACKSEA-1 chromosome 3, IST_EnEncr_1.0, whole genome shotgun sequence contains the following coding sequences:
- the LOC134446152 gene encoding indoleamine 2,3-dioxygenase 2-like → MDEVNGDTLQPLSLKEYHVSEEYGFALPDPLEVLPPYYQPWMEIARNVTELIYSHSLRDHVHEMPELETELLLDHRELRLAHLALSIITMGYVWQEGDNQIVKVLPRNLAVPYWSVSQKLGLPPILTHADATLANWKRKDPHGEINMENVDLLFCLPGGSPFHGFFMVNLMVELAAVPAIKAVPQAINGVNQGDVATVTEALNSISVSLDDVVEALKLMHHYVDPSVFYGIMRIYGSGWKDNPLMPEGLVYEGVQVEPLEFSGANGAQSSLLHCFDALLGVRHEGSSGAFLTRMRCQHMLPAHAHFVEEVSRRRPGVRDFVREQGDEELSEAYERCVHRLVAVRNYHLKLVARYITLPASQAQKLRLYGADANEDNTVSQAPTALEKRGTGGSGIMSFLKTVRNRTRAVTDWSTTSTASQSKPTETQEEHSGRVTVGVKNGGRVENGGGASQKNQEESLSFLSWLTSKLWQP, encoded by the exons ATGGATGAAGTGAATGGAGATACACTGCAGCCACTGTCTCTGAAGGAGTACCACGTCTCAGAGGAATATGGCTTTGCTCTGCCTGACCCATTG GAAGTCTTGCCTCCATATTATCAACCTTGGATGGAAATAGCCAGAAATGTGACTGAGCTCATCTATTCACATTCCCTACGGGACCATGTGCATGAG ATGCCGGAGCTGGAGACGGAGCTGCTGCTGGACCACAGGGAGCTGCGCCTGGCCCACCTCGCCCTCAGCATCATCACCATGGGATACGTCTGGCAGGAGGGGGACAACCAGATAGTCAAG GTGTTGCCTCGGAACCTAGCAGTGCCGTACTGGTCCGTATCACAGAAGCTGGGTCTCCCTCCCATCCTGACCCATGCAGATGCCACCCTAGCCAACTGGAAGAGAAAGGACCCCCATGG TGAAATCAATATGGA GAATGTGGATCTGCTGTTCTGCCTCCCTGGTGGGTCCCCCTTCCATGGCTTCTTCATGGTCAACTTGATGGTGGAGCTAGCTGCGGTCCCAGCCATAAAG GCTGTCCCTCAGGCCATCAACGGGGTCAATCAAGGTGACGTTGCCACGGTAACTGAGGCTCTGAACTCCATCAGCGTGTCCTTGGATGACGTGGTCGAAGCTCTCAAGTTGATGCACC ATTATGTGGACCCctctgttttctatggcatcatGAGGATCTATGGATCAGG GTGGAAGGACAACCCGTTGATGCCAGAGGGACTGGTCTATGAGGGGGTGCAGGTGGAGCCCCTAGAGTTCTCCGGGGCAAATGGGGCACAGAGCAGCCTCCTACACTGCTTTGATGCACTGCTGGGGGTCAGGCATGAAGGGAGCAGTG GGGCTTTTCTGACGCGCATGAGGTGCCAGCACATGCTTCCGGCTCACGCTCACTTCGTGGAGGAGGTGTCTCGGCGGCGTCCGGGCGTGCGGGACTTCGTGCGGGAGCAGGGCGACGAGGAGCTGAGCGAGGCCTACGAGAGATGTGTCCATCGCCTGGTGGCCGTCAGGAATTACCACCTCAAGCTGGTGGCTCGCTACATCACCCTGCCCGCCTCACAAGCACAG AAACTGCGGCTGTATGGGGCGGATGCGAATGAGGACAACACGGTCTCGCAAGCGCCCACCGCCCTTGAGAAGCGCGGCACCGGTGGCTCCGGCATCATGAGCTTCCTGAAGACTGTACGCAACCGCACGCGTGCCGTTACCGATTGGTCCACCACGTCCACCGCCTCACAGTCAAAGCCAACAGAAACACAGGAGGAGCACAGTGGGCGGGTCACTGTTGGAGTGAAAAATGGAGGCAGAGTTGAAAACGGGGGTGGAGCCTCACAGAAGAACCAGGAAGAGAGTTTGTCGTTCCTTAGCTGGTTAACCTCAAAGCTCTGGCAGCCGTGA